A stretch of the Candidatus Zixiibacteriota bacterium genome encodes the following:
- a CDS encoding S8 family serine peptidase, protein MRTLFMAILIGLVAGVVFAEQPLSLGTLETGDQYITDRIIVTVRPGVEPLLINHTISGVANTGNEQIDLLCKKHNVIKVEMWYPMPVQKEILRLLVERMYVFYLSPEKDVMDVKDSFLANDDIECSDPWVLDRLFYTPNDPSIGSQWYINKTDCYGAWDLVRGDTTTHIIIGIDDTGVYYNHPDLQGNMWINGPEDVNGNGIFDAGDNNGVDDDGNGYTDDVVGWDLGMNDNNPQENSPTHGTHVAGCASEATDNATAGAGPGFGAKLMAIKITNAYGQLTHGYQGIIYAINNDVDIINCSWGNNYYSPSNQNTINIAHTAGVLVVAAAGNDNNSTPGYPAAYNYVLSVASTDQDDVKSYFSCYGSWVDVSAPGESIYSTWAQSSYTYLQGTSMASPIVAGIAALVRAQNPYYSPDRISSIIIETTDDIDLLNPNYQGLLGSGRVNAYSAVGASNYPNFQLVESIETLTDDDGDGIINPGESIDLVVELQNLWQDAEDVIVALRAPEGIIVTDSVVEFGSFPGDGEHMDNSDDPFSITYDEDLPPGNHELTLHISTADDYTTDLFVEVNVSLNQINFPISLPDAIASDPLAFDFDIDGSVEILVGCNNAKLYSIESDGSYTPGWPVSVGDDINNAPAVGDINANGGFEVVATDKDGLIYAWYRDGNLVNGFPITTGGSVFAGPTLLDFDGNGDLEIVQPNFSTRNLDVFNHDGTAFGDWPYTSTVGWYGSAAVGDIDGDGSVEIVIAGFDDYLHVFNADKTEVSGFPYELDSHPWVSPVIGNIDPSDLEPEIFIPTQSGSAYLFNHDGSLVSGWPISISSAIKSSPSLADLDDDGTPEIIFGASNSRLYVYDSDGTALDGFPVELLATIQASPVVADLTGDGMPEIIIANGSAEACIFAFDRYGETVDNFPIPLSATGQVNASPAIWDIDDDGDAEIVVGVQNSGENLDVIDYKTEVSMINAVWPVYGNDVHRSNNYVPFIYNSIDEDSKTLPVKFSLNQNYPNPFNAHTIISFNLDISSKISLDIYDILGRQVKSLASDFQKAGKHSIVWDGRNDNNSKVSSGVYFYRLKAGEKLAVKRMVYLR, encoded by the coding sequence ATGAGGACATTGTTTATGGCAATCTTGATAGGGTTAGTTGCAGGCGTAGTATTCGCCGAGCAGCCTTTATCGCTGGGAACACTGGAAACAGGCGATCAGTATATCACTGACCGTATTATTGTTACAGTCAGACCCGGCGTAGAGCCGCTTTTGATTAACCATACCATATCAGGAGTTGCTAATACTGGAAATGAGCAGATTGATTTGCTCTGTAAAAAGCATAATGTTATTAAGGTTGAGATGTGGTATCCTATGCCGGTTCAGAAAGAGATTCTGCGTTTGCTGGTTGAGAGGATGTATGTCTTTTATCTTTCACCGGAAAAAGATGTCATGGATGTTAAAGACAGTTTTTTAGCTAACGATGATATTGAATGTTCCGATCCATGGGTGCTTGACAGACTGTTTTATACTCCAAACGATCCCTCTATCGGTTCACAATGGTATATAAACAAAACAGACTGTTATGGAGCCTGGGATTTAGTTCGCGGTGATACTACAACCCATATCATTATCGGTATTGATGATACCGGTGTATATTACAATCATCCCGACCTTCAGGGCAATATGTGGATTAATGGGCCTGAGGATGTAAACGGCAACGGTATTTTCGATGCCGGCGATAATAATGGCGTGGATGATGACGGCAACGGCTACACTGATGATGTTGTTGGCTGGGATTTAGGTATGAACGACAACAACCCGCAAGAAAACAGTCCTACGCATGGCACTCATGTTGCCGGCTGCGCTTCCGAGGCTACCGATAATGCAACTGCCGGAGCCGGTCCGGGTTTTGGCGCCAAACTGATGGCTATAAAAATTACCAATGCCTATGGTCAATTAACTCATGGCTATCAGGGGATAATTTATGCCATTAATAATGATGTAGATATTATTAATTGCTCGTGGGGCAACAACTATTATAGCCCAAGCAATCAAAATACAATAAACATTGCTCACACTGCCGGAGTTTTGGTAGTTGCCGCTGCTGGTAATGATAATAATAGCACTCCCGGTTATCCTGCCGCCTATAATTATGTTCTTTCGGTTGCATCGACAGACCAAGATGACGTAAAATCATATTTTTCATGTTATGGTTCTTGGGTTGATGTTTCAGCGCCGGGTGAATCCATTTATTCTACATGGGCGCAAAGCAGCTACACCTATCTGCAGGGCACCTCGATGGCTTCACCGATTGTCGCAGGTATTGCCGCTTTGGTTAGGGCTCAAAATCCTTATTATAGTCCTGACCGCATTTCTAGTATTATCATAGAAACCACTGATGATATCGACTTACTTAATCCCAATTATCAAGGTTTGCTGGGTTCCGGACGGGTTAACGCTTACTCGGCTGTAGGCGCCTCCAATTATCCTAATTTCCAATTAGTAGAAAGTATTGAAACACTCACCGATGATGACGGTGATGGGATTATTAACCCCGGCGAATCTATCGATTTAGTTGTCGAATTACAGAATTTGTGGCAGGATGCTGAGGATGTCATTGTTGCATTGAGGGCTCCTGAGGGAATAATTGTAACTGACTCGGTAGTAGAATTTGGTTCTTTCCCGGGAGATGGCGAACATATGGATAATAGCGATGATCCTTTCAGCATTACCTATGATGAAGATTTGCCTCCGGGGAATCATGAGTTGACGCTTCATATTAGCACCGCAGATGATTATACCACTGATTTGTTTGTTGAGGTTAATGTCAGCTTGAACCAGATTAATTTCCCGATTAGTCTTCCTGACGCTATCGCATCAGATCCACTGGCATTTGATTTCGACATCGATGGCAGCGTAGAGATACTGGTAGGCTGTAATAATGCCAAGCTTTACTCTATCGAATCTGACGGTTCTTACACACCCGGCTGGCCTGTAAGCGTTGGCGATGACATCAATAATGCGCCGGCTGTTGGCGATATTAACGCTAATGGCGGTTTTGAGGTGGTAGCGACAGATAAAGACGGATTAATATATGCCTGGTATCGTGATGGAAATCTCGTGAATGGTTTCCCGATAACAACCGGCGGCTCTGTATTTGCTGGTCCGACCTTGCTTGATTTCGATGGCAATGGCGATTTAGAAATTGTTCAGCCTAATTTTTCGACCAGGAATTTAGATGTATTTAATCATGATGGCACAGCATTTGGCGACTGGCCTTATACCTCTACGGTTGGCTGGTATGGCAGTGCTGCTGTTGGCGATATCGATGGTGATGGAAGTGTTGAGATTGTTATTGCCGGTTTCGATGATTATCTTCATGTTTTCAACGCCGATAAAACCGAGGTCAGCGGCTTTCCTTATGAACTTGACAGTCATCCATGGGTATCGCCTGTAATCGGCAATATCGACCCATCTGACCTCGAACCCGAAATATTTATCCCGACTCAGTCCGGTTCGGCTTATCTATTCAATCACGATGGTTCCTTAGTTTCGGGCTGGCCTATTAGCATTAGTTCGGCTATTAAGTCATCGCCAAGCTTAGCAGATCTTGATGATGACGGCACTCCGGAAATTATTTTTGGCGCCAGCAATTCCAGGCTTTATGTTTATGATTCGGATGGTACCGCTTTGGATGGTTTCCCTGTCGAACTGCTGGCTACCATTCAAGCCTCGCCGGTTGTGGCGGATTTGACCGGCGATGGAATGCCTGAAATTATTATCGCCAATGGCTCTGCCGAAGCCTGTATTTTTGCTTTTGATAGATATGGTGAAACTGTAGATAATTTCCCGATACCTCTATCAGCGACAGGCCAGGTAAATGCCTCGCCGGCTATCTGGGATATTGATGACGATGGTGATGCTGAGATTGTGGTTGGAGTTCAAAATAGCGGGGAGAACTTGGATGTAATCGACTACAAAACTGAAGTTTCGATGATAAATGCTGTATGGCCTGTATATGGCAATGATGTTCATCGGTCGAATAATTATGTCCCCTTTATTTATAATTCAATCGACGAGGATTCTAAGACATTGCCGGTAAAATTCAGCCTTAATCAGAATTATCCCAACCCGTTTAATGCTCACACTATTATCAGCTTTAATCTGGATATTTCATCAAAAATATCGCTCGATATTTACGATATTTTGGGCAGACAGGTTAAAAGTTTAGCCTCAGATTTTCAGAAAGCTGGCAAGCACAGCATCGTTTGGGATGGACGCAATGACAATAACTCTAAAGTTTCCTCCGGCGTATATTTTTACAGGCTTAAAGCCGGTGAGAAATTAGCGGTTAAAAGAATGGTTTATTTACGGTAG